The window ATCTGCTGACCGTTGGTAGTGGCTTCCTGCACCTGCTGCTGTGCAACCTCGCCGGTTTCCTGTGCCAGCTGCAGCAAGGTTCCGGCAGCACGGCTGAGATGCTGACCGTTGCTGTGCATACCGCCCAGGGTTGATGCCATAGTGCTCAGCATTTTATCGAAGGCCGCGGCCAGTTCGCCCAGCTCGTCTTTACTGCTTATGCCGGTACGGCGGCTCAGGTCTTTACTCTGTTCGATGGCAATCACATGGTTACGGATGGTCCGTAACGGGTTAAGAATACGACGGTAACCAAACCAGCCCAGCGCCAGCATTGCGCTGATGGTTACCACCGCCATCAGCGCGATGGTGCGGATGGTGGCGCGGGTGTCGCTCAGCGCCTGTTGTTGTCCGGCAGCGGCCAGTTCACTTTGCAGGCTGATCAGTTGATCGGTCAGCTGTAGCATGGGCGCCAGTTGTGGGTACATATCCATATCGATATAACCGCCCATGCTGTACGACTCGCGTTCGGCAACAAACTGCTGCAGCCGGGTAATTACCGCCAGTGCTTTGTCGTAAGCACCGGCTTGCCGGCTGATGGCTTCCTGTTCGGTATTGGTCAGGCCGCTGTTCAGATATTGCTGCCAGTTGTTTTCGATCTGCTCACGTGCCTGCTGCAGCCGCTGGCCTGCGTCATCCCATAACAGCATCTGCGCGCGGCTCTGATGAGCAACATCCACCACATTAGCGGCATAAGCGCGGCTGATGCCACTCAGCAGCCACACCGGCTGCATGCGTTGCTCAAATAAACGGGTGGCGTTATTCACCACCACAGGCATCTGCATCCAGACATAAAAAAACATAATACTGGCCAGCAATGCCGGCAGTGCAGCCATCAGAATCAAACGGTGGCGGATTCGCATGTAGGTACCCGTATTTAAAAGAGTTCAGAAAGTCCGAGGAAAGAATAGAAGTTACAGGTGCAGCTTTTAGGCGGGAAATATGAAGGTTTTATGACAATCGGCAGTGTGGCTACAAAGGCGTAACAAGTTTCCTGTTTTTTTATCGCAGCCGTTACCGGAGGTTACCGGGCACAACCTGTGGTTACGCAAAGTTGTTGATAAAGGCCAGCGAAAATAAATGCAAATTAAAGCGGGTTATGAGGTGTTTTTTACGGATTCACCTGGCTCCCACGCTCTGCGTGGTAGCCCTTGCTGGCACAGTTACATTCCCACGCAGAGCGTAGGAACGAGAAATAACTGGCTGAAAATTCGCTGGACAGATGCTGCAACAATCTCATGATTGCCGGTGTCACGGCCACCGATGCTGGCGCTGACAGCCGGCTGTCAGGTCGGGGCTGCGTTTTTCCACACCCGTCGCCGTCATTTTACCGCGGAGCAACTTTACCGCGGAGCACTGGCGGCAGGATGTGTTACGGCCCTGATTGTTCTGTGGGACTGATTGTTCTGTAGGTATGGCAACGCGGCTCAGCGTTATTCTTATCGGGCTGATAACCAATCAGTATTGGCCGAACAGGCTCTGCTTCTTTATGGTCAAAGGATACAGACCGTATTAATGACAGAGGAATACAGCATGAGTGACTTCCGCAGCGAACGCGACAGCATGGGCGAGTTACAGGTACCGGCTGATGCTCTCTACGGTGCCCAGACCCAGCGGGCGATCAATAATTTTCCGGTCAGTGGTCAGACTCTGCCCGAGCCATTTATCCGTGCACTGTTGCTGGTAAAAGCTGCCGCAGCGCGCGCCAACAGTAAGCTGGGTGAGCTGGATCAGGATATCGCCGTCGCCATTGAGCAGGCGGTGCAGTCGCTGCTGCAGAGTCCTGACATGATGCAGCACTTTCCGCTGGACGTATTTCAGACCGGTTCCGGCACCAGCTCCAATATGAATGCCAACGAAGTGCTGGCCACGCTGGCCGCCCGCGCATTGCAGAAAACGGTCAGCCCGAACGATCACGTTAATGCCGGACAGAGCAGTAACGACAGTATTCCCTCGGCGATTCATATCAGTGCCGCTTTATTGTTGCAGCAGCAATTATTACCGGCGCTGGAGCATCTGCAGCAAAGTATCGAACGCAAAGCCGTGAGCCTTGCGCATATTGTTAAAACCGGTCGCACCCATTTAATGGATGCCATGCCGTTGCGTATGGATCAGAGTCTGAACAGCTGGGCTACACAGATTGCGCAGAATATTCACGCCTTAAAAATGCAGCAGCCGGCGATTCAGTCACTGGCACAGGGCGGTACCGCCATCGGTACCGGGGTGAATGCCCATGCACAGTTTGCCGGTGCGTTCTGTGCCGAATTATCGGTATTAACCGGCATGATTTTTACCCCGGCAGACAATCCCTTTACTCATATCGCGACCCAGGATATTGCCGTGGCCTTGTCGGGCCAGTTAAAAACCTGTGCGGTTTCATTAATGAAAGTCGCCAATGATTTACGCTGGATGAATTCCGGGCCGTTAGCCGGATTGGGCGAAATTGAATTACCGGCACTGCAACCCGGCTCGTCTATTATGCCGGGCAAAGTAAATCCGGTAATTCCGGAAGCTGTGGCGATGGTCTGTGCGCAGGTGATCGGTAACGACAGCGCGATTACCATTGCCGGTCAGTCCGGTAATTTCGAGTTAAATGTTATGCTGCCGCTGGTGGCGCGTAATTTGTGTGAAAGTCTGAGCCTGCTGGCCAATGTCAGTCGTTTACTGGCCGATAACGCCATCAGCGGTTTTAAGGTAAACGAAGATAATCTGAATAAAGCGCTGGCACGTAACCCGATTCTGGTAACCGCATTAAATCCGGTAATCGGTTATTTAAAAGCCGCCGAAATCGCCAAACAGGCGTATAAAGAAAACCGCCCGGTGATTGATGTAGCACTGGAACATACCGATTTAAGCCGGGAAGAGCTGGAGCGTCTGCTCGACCCGAAGCTGTTAACAGGTAAGTGAGCGTTTAAATCTGCGCGGCATATTCATAGCCGCGCCAGTTATTTTCAGCGTTTTTTATGCTTGCTGAAAACCATAAAAACTTCCCAGTCCGAGCATCTGCGTCAGCTCATCCAGAGCATTCCGTGATTCATCAAACAGGGCCGGGTCGGCCAGATCCGCAGGCACTAATTCGTCGCGGTAATGGCGTTTTACCCAATCCTGTAAGCTATTGATTTTTTCGTCGCTGAGCATAAAGGCCGGATTTACCGCCGCCCGTTCGCGGGCCGTTAATATCACCCGCAAACGTAAGCAGGCCGGGCCGCCGCCGTTACTCATACTCTGGCGTACATCGACAAACTGCACCTGACGGATAGGCTGGCTGTGATCGGTCAGCAGTTCATTCAGATAGGTTTTTACGGCCTGATTATCGGCGCATTCTGAAGGGGCAATTAAACACATGTTATTCATATCGGCGCTGCCGTCAGCGTTCATGGCGGCCAGCAACTGGCTGTTAAATAAATAACTGCTGATGGCGTCACTGAGGCTGACTTTGCTGGCCGGTACGCACAGACTTTGCAGTGGCAGCCACTGATTTAATTCACCGAAGGCGCGGTCGCGTGCTTTGTCTTCGTAAGCCTGCTCATGAAAAAACATCAGCGGCCCATTCCCCACAGCCACTACATCGTTATGAAACGCACCGGCATTAATCGCATGGCGGCTCTGCTGTAAAAAAACGGCATGGCGCAGACCGTGCTGGCGGGCGATGGCTTCGCAGGCTTCACGGCTCTGGCGTGCCGGAAAGGTCAGGGCGGCGAGGTCGGTATTGGTATCACGGCCATACACAAATAAGCCCACCCCCGGGCTCTGATAATCAGCACTCAGGCGGGTGTGGTTGGCCGCACCTTCGTCGGCAAAGCGGTGAATCGCCGGTAACGCCGGATGCACAGCAAAGCGTTCTTTATCAGGGAACATGGCATTTAAAGTAACGAAGGTCTGTTCATGTTCGATGGCGCGGTGGGCGGTGGTGAGCAGGTTGGCCGGGGTAAAGTGCACCCGGCCGTCGTTGCTGTCGGCGGATGGTGTGACGGTAGCGGCATTGGCGGCCCACATGGAGGAGGCGGAATACACCATCGACAACAGCGCCGGAGCTTCTTTCGCAGCGCGGTTCAGCAGCTGGTGATCGCTGCCGCTGAAGCCCAGGCGGCGCAGCACGCTCAGATCGGGGCGCATCTGCGGTGGCATAAAGCCCTGTGGATAACCCATGTTCAGCAGCGTGCGCATTTTCTCCAGCCCCTGTAATGCCGCCTGTTTCGGACTGGAACGGCTCAGGGCATTACGGCTGGAGGCCAGGTTACCGCTGGCAAGGCCGCCGTAATGGTGAGTCGGGCCGATCAGCCCGTCAAAGTTAACTTCCTGCACGGTCTGTTGAGCCTGTTGTTCCTGTTCCTGTTGTTCCTGAGCAGTCTGGGCAGTCTGGGCAGTCTGGGTGTTCATGGACGGAAACCTGTACCTGAAGGGGAAACGTAATCGCGGGTTAACGGACCTGTGCTGATGGCCTGTGGCCAGGCGCAGTAATCGGCGGCATAGAAGGCGCTGGGGCGGTGGTTGCCGCTGGCACCGATACCGCCGAACGGCAGCGCGCTGGAGGCTCCGGCGGTCGGTGCGTTGATGCTGATAACCCCGGCGCGGATCTGCGCGCGGAACAGCTCCTGCTGTTGTGGATCATCGCTGATTAAACCGGCGGCCAGACCAAAGCGGCTGTTGTTGGCCAGCTGCATAGCGTCGTCAAAGCGGGTCGTGCGGTACAGCTGCAGCAGCGGGCCGAACCATTCTTCATCCGGCGCGGGCTGCGCACCGGTCATATCGATCAGCCCTGGCGACAGTAAAAAACCGGCGCTGCCAATGGCGCTCATACTCAGTAATGCTTTACCGCCGAGGCTGATTAACTGTTGTTGCGCGGCCAGTAATTGCTGCTGCGCGCGGGCGCTGATTACCGGCCCGTAAAACGCCTGCTCATCACCTTGGGGTTGCAGAATCAGCCGCGCACAGAGTGCCAGCAGTGCCTGAACTATGGCGTCAGTTTGTGCTTCTGTCCCCGTCAGAATCAGGCGCCGGGCGCAGGTGCAGCGTTGTCCGGCGCTGATAAAAGCGCTGCGCACAATCAGCTCGGCGGCGTGTTGCGCATGCACATTGCCATCGACAATTAACGGATTGTTGCCACCCATCTCCAGCGCCAGTAAGACTTCCGGACGGCCGCCAAACTGCTGATGCAGCAGGCGCCCGGTATTTGAGGAACCGGTAAACAGCAGGCCATCAATCGGCTGCTGCGCCAGAGCTTCGCCAACCGCACGCCCGCCCTGCAGCAGATTCAGTACGCCGGTCGGGAGACCGGCGGCCTGCCACAGTTCTGCGGTTTTTTCGGCGCATAACGGCGTCTCTTCGCTGGGTTTAAAGACCAGGGTGTTACCGGCCAGCAGCGCCGGCACAATATGGCCATTGGGCAGGTGGCCGGGAAAATTATAAGGGCCGAATACGGCCATCACGCCGTGGGCATGATGCTGCAGACCGGGCTTGTCGTTGCCGGTGCGCTGCTGATAGGCGCGGATGCTGATATCAACCTTGTTGATCATGGCGCTGACTTCGGTAAGAGCTTCCCAGTGTGGCTTGCCGGTTTCCAGGCTGATGGTGCCGGCCAAAGCGTCCTGTTGCTGCTGTAGCTGTGCGGCAAAGGCCTGCAGTATCTGCAGGCGCGGCTCAAAACCCAGAGCGGCCCAGGCCGGTTGGGCGGTGCGGGCGGCGGCAACGGCAGCAACAACCTGAGCGGCGCTGGCGCTGGCTTTACGCCAGAGCGGTGTGGCGTCGGCCGGGTTTAAGGATT of the Thalassolituus hydrocarboniclasticus genome contains:
- a CDS encoding class II fumarate hydratase → MSDFRSERDSMGELQVPADALYGAQTQRAINNFPVSGQTLPEPFIRALLLVKAAAARANSKLGELDQDIAVAIEQAVQSLLQSPDMMQHFPLDVFQTGSGTSSNMNANEVLATLAARALQKTVSPNDHVNAGQSSNDSIPSAIHISAALLLQQQLLPALEHLQQSIERKAVSLAHIVKTGRTHLMDAMPLRMDQSLNSWATQIAQNIHALKMQQPAIQSLAQGGTAIGTGVNAHAQFAGAFCAELSVLTGMIFTPADNPFTHIATQDIAVALSGQLKTCAVSLMKVANDLRWMNSGPLAGLGEIELPALQPGSSIMPGKVNPVIPEAVAMVCAQVIGNDSAITIAGQSGNFELNVMLPLVARNLCESLSLLANVSRLLADNAISGFKVNEDNLNKALARNPILVTALNPVIGYLKAAEIAKQAYKENRPVIDVALEHTDLSREELERLLDPKLLTGK
- a CDS encoding methyl-accepting chemotaxis protein encodes the protein MRIRHRLILMAALPALLASIMFFYVWMQMPVVVNNATRLFEQRMQPVWLLSGISRAYAANVVDVAHQSRAQMLLWDDAGQRLQQAREQIENNWQQYLNSGLTNTEQEAISRQAGAYDKALAVITRLQQFVAERESYSMGGYIDMDMYPQLAPMLQLTDQLISLQSELAAAGQQQALSDTRATIRTIALMAVVTISAMLALGWFGYRRILNPLRTIRNHVIAIEQSKDLSRRTGISSKDELGELAAAFDKMLSTMASTLGGMHSNGQHLSRAAGTLLQLAQETGEVAQQQVQEATTNGQQMEQVAAAAEEVRNVAQSAEQATLEAASRVDDGSNTVQQLVSTIARSSEQIRQAADNAESLRRHSENIGSVLDVINSIAEQTNLLALNAAIEAARAGEQGRGFAVVADEVRTLASRTSASTREIQQLVDDLQQGANHTASGLNTVNRLSEEMVNHAQHAGTALNAIQQSVEAMRQTSESVSRLSGEQLQLSQSIQSRGELATEQSRHTEEKASETKQLSHELAGLAEQQRQALLVFNVGFDMEYESCCNDGSSA
- the astB gene encoding N-succinylarginine dihydrolase, translating into MNTQTAQTAQTAQEQQEQEQQAQQTVQEVNFDGLIGPTHHYGGLASGNLASSRNALSRSSPKQAALQGLEKMRTLLNMGYPQGFMPPQMRPDLSVLRRLGFSGSDHQLLNRAAKEAPALLSMVYSASSMWAANAATVTPSADSNDGRVHFTPANLLTTAHRAIEHEQTFVTLNAMFPDKERFAVHPALPAIHRFADEGAANHTRLSADYQSPGVGLFVYGRDTNTDLAALTFPARQSREACEAIARQHGLRHAVFLQQSRHAINAGAFHNDVVAVGNGPLMFFHEQAYEDKARDRAFGELNQWLPLQSLCVPASKVSLSDAISSYLFNSQLLAAMNADGSADMNNMCLIAPSECADNQAVKTYLNELLTDHSQPIRQVQFVDVRQSMSNGGGPACLRLRVILTARERAAVNPAFMLSDEKINSLQDWVKRHYRDELVPADLADPALFDESRNALDELTQMLGLGSFYGFQQA
- the astD gene encoding succinylglutamate-semialdehyde dehydrogenase, with translation MMSLLINGQWLAGEGPEFESLNPADATPLWRKASASAAQVVAAVAAARTAQPAWAALGFEPRLQILQAFAAQLQQQQDALAGTISLETGKPHWEALTEVSAMINKVDISIRAYQQRTGNDKPGLQHHAHGVMAVFGPYNFPGHLPNGHIVPALLAGNTLVFKPSEETPLCAEKTAELWQAAGLPTGVLNLLQGGRAVGEALAQQPIDGLLFTGSSNTGRLLHQQFGGRPEVLLALEMGGNNPLIVDGNVHAQHAAELIVRSAFISAGQRCTCARRLILTGTEAQTDAIVQALLALCARLILQPQGDEQAFYGPVISARAQQQLLAAQQQLISLGGKALLSMSAIGSAGFLLSPGLIDMTGAQPAPDEEWFGPLLQLYRTTRFDDAMQLANNSRFGLAAGLISDDPQQQELFRAQIRAGVISINAPTAGASSALPFGGIGASGNHRPSAFYAADYCAWPQAISTGPLTRDYVSPSGTGFRP